Proteins from a genomic interval of Kitasatospora herbaricolor:
- a CDS encoding helix-turn-helix transcriptional regulator, with protein sequence MRASRLLSILLLLQTRGRMTAAELAAELEVSVRTVYRDTEALHAAGVPLYGDAGHRGGYQLLDGYRTRLTGLNPAEAEALFLSGVPGPAAELGLGAVLAAAQLKVRAALPPALREQAGRIQARFHLDAPGWYARAEPVPFLPAVAEAVWHGHVLRLRYRRWKEPTEVDRRLEPYGLVLKAGRWYLVAAPGPRVYRVDQILGLQRLEGGFPVPEGFDLAAYWQAHQTEFHARLHTADAVVRLSPAGAARLSGPAARALRDTGELQPDGWTRAVLPIESPDHACREYLALGPEVEVLAPAELRARMAGAARAIAALHTGPAAAP encoded by the coding sequence ATGCGCGCCAGCCGACTGCTCTCGATCCTGCTGCTGCTCCAGACCCGTGGCCGGATGACCGCCGCCGAGCTCGCCGCCGAGCTGGAGGTCTCGGTCCGGACGGTCTACCGGGACACCGAGGCCCTGCACGCGGCCGGCGTCCCGCTGTACGGCGACGCCGGGCACCGCGGCGGCTACCAGCTGCTCGACGGCTACCGCACCCGCCTCACCGGCCTCAACCCGGCGGAGGCGGAGGCGCTCTTCCTCTCCGGCGTACCCGGCCCGGCGGCCGAACTCGGCCTCGGCGCCGTCCTGGCCGCGGCCCAGCTGAAGGTCCGCGCCGCGCTGCCGCCCGCGCTGCGCGAGCAGGCCGGACGGATCCAGGCGCGGTTCCACCTCGACGCGCCCGGCTGGTACGCGCGGGCCGAGCCGGTCCCGTTCCTGCCGGCGGTCGCCGAGGCGGTCTGGCACGGTCACGTGCTGCGCCTGCGCTACCGCCGCTGGAAGGAGCCCACCGAGGTGGACCGGCGGCTGGAGCCGTACGGGCTGGTGCTCAAGGCCGGCCGCTGGTATCTGGTCGCGGCGCCCGGCCCGCGGGTCTACCGGGTCGACCAGATCCTCGGACTCCAGCGGCTGGAGGGCGGCTTCCCGGTGCCCGAGGGCTTCGACCTGGCCGCCTACTGGCAGGCCCACCAGACGGAGTTCCACGCCCGGCTGCACACCGCGGACGCCGTCGTCCGGCTGTCGCCCGCCGGCGCGGCCCGCCTGAGCGGCCCGGCCGCCCGGGCCCTGCGGGACACCGGCGAGCTCCAGCCGGACGGCTGGACCCGCGCGGTCCTCCCGATCGAGTCGCCGGACCACGCCTGCCGCGAGTACCTCGCCCTGGGCCCCGAGGTCGAAGTCCTGGCACCGGCGGAGCTGCGGGCCAGGATGGCCGGCGCGGCCCGCGCGATCGCCGCCCTGCACACCGGGCCGGCGGCGGCGCCGTGA
- a CDS encoding galactose-binding domain-containing protein, with protein sequence MQSPPVRRLRSSVAALTAVALGSAGLFTAAVVGSATPASAAGVPTLSPLSVSGRGATVPFKEQEAEYAATNGSVIGPDRLYGHLPSEASGRQAVTLSSVGQYVEFTLSAPANSIDFRYSLPDTADGKGRDASMDLLVNGSKLKSVDVTSKYSWYYGGYPFNNNPGDTNPHHFYDETRTMFGSTYPAGTKIRLQVSSTVQSPSFTIDLADFEQVGAPIAKPAGALDVVADFGADPTGATDSTAKFQAAVNAGQAQGRTVFIPQGTFTLYDHVVVDGVTLAGAGPWYSVLGGRDPNNRQKAAGIYGKYVGQGGPSQNVNLKDFAIIGDIRERVDEDQVNAVGGAMSNSTLDNLWLQHTKVGAWMDGPMDRFTIKNSRILDQTADGVNFHTGVTNSTVTNTFVRNTGDDGLASWPERVPNVNDSFTHNTVVLPILANNIVTYGGKDFTISDNVMSDTISNGGGLHIANRYPGVNSGSGTAVAGTITAARNTLIRTGNSDFNWQFGVGAIWFDGLNEPIAGATINITDTDILDSSYEAVQTIDGSSSGINFTNVNIDGAGTYAIQAQANANMKFTNVKAKNIAQAATPIHNCVGSGFVIVDGGGNSGWNNGTTCSGTWPTPQWTYGGQPSTGGGTSSPSPSPSPSTPTTPPASPSPSPTTPTTPPACNPGTGNLAQGKSATATSTNQTYTAANAVDGNAASYWESANNAFPQSITVDLCAVTAVSSVTAKLPAGWETRTETLAVQGSTDGVSFGNLSGAAGYTFNPATGNSVTIGFAQADTRYVRVTVTGNTGWPAAQLSELEVRATGGPTGTPTTTPPTTTPPTTPPAGTNLLAGKSLTATSTVDVYGANKANDGDANSYWESAANAFPQSLTADLGASTAVGRLVLKLPPATAWATRTETLSVLASTDGTNWTTVKASAGYTFNPATGNTVTITVPGTTARYLKLSFTGNTGWAAAQLSEFEAYTS encoded by the coding sequence ATGCAGTCACCACCCGTTCGCAGACTACGGAGCAGCGTCGCCGCGCTGACCGCGGTCGCCCTCGGCAGCGCCGGCCTGTTCACGGCCGCCGTCGTCGGCTCCGCCACCCCGGCCAGCGCCGCCGGAGTCCCCACGCTGTCCCCGCTGAGCGTCTCCGGGCGGGGCGCCACCGTCCCGTTCAAGGAGCAGGAGGCCGAGTACGCGGCCACCAACGGGTCGGTGATCGGCCCCGACCGGCTCTACGGGCACCTGCCCTCGGAGGCCTCCGGCCGGCAGGCCGTGACCCTCAGCTCGGTCGGCCAGTACGTGGAGTTCACCCTCTCCGCGCCGGCCAACTCGATCGACTTCCGCTACAGCCTGCCGGACACCGCGGACGGCAAGGGCCGGGACGCCTCGATGGACCTGCTGGTCAACGGCAGCAAGCTGAAGAGCGTGGACGTCACCTCGAAGTACAGCTGGTACTACGGCGGTTACCCGTTCAACAACAACCCGGGTGACACCAACCCGCACCACTTCTACGACGAGACCCGCACCATGTTCGGGTCCACCTACCCGGCCGGGACCAAGATCCGCCTCCAGGTCTCCTCGACCGTGCAGTCCCCCAGCTTCACCATCGACCTGGCCGACTTCGAGCAGGTCGGCGCACCGATCGCCAAGCCGGCCGGGGCCCTCGACGTGGTCGCCGACTTCGGCGCCGACCCCACCGGCGCGACCGACTCGACCGCCAAGTTCCAGGCCGCGGTCAACGCCGGCCAGGCGCAGGGCAGGACCGTCTTCATCCCGCAGGGCACGTTCACCCTCTACGACCACGTCGTGGTCGACGGGGTCACCCTGGCCGGAGCCGGCCCCTGGTACAGCGTGCTCGGCGGACGCGACCCGAACAACCGCCAGAAGGCGGCCGGGATCTACGGCAAGTACGTCGGCCAGGGCGGCCCGAGCCAGAACGTCAACCTCAAGGACTTCGCCATCATCGGCGACATCCGCGAGCGGGTCGACGAGGACCAGGTCAACGCCGTCGGCGGCGCCATGTCCAACTCCACGCTGGACAACCTGTGGCTGCAGCACACCAAGGTCGGCGCCTGGATGGACGGTCCGATGGACCGCTTCACCATCAAGAACAGCCGCATCCTGGACCAGACGGCCGACGGCGTGAACTTCCACACCGGCGTGACCAACTCGACCGTCACCAACACCTTCGTCCGCAACACCGGCGACGACGGCCTGGCCTCCTGGCCCGAGCGGGTGCCGAACGTCAACGACAGCTTCACCCACAACACCGTGGTGCTGCCGATCCTGGCGAACAACATCGTCACCTACGGCGGCAAGGACTTCACCATCTCCGACAACGTCATGTCGGACACCATCAGCAACGGCGGCGGCCTGCACATCGCCAACCGCTACCCCGGGGTCAACTCCGGTAGCGGTACCGCCGTCGCGGGCACCATCACAGCCGCCCGCAACACCCTGATCCGCACCGGCAACAGTGACTTCAACTGGCAGTTCGGCGTCGGCGCGATCTGGTTCGACGGCCTGAACGAGCCGATCGCCGGTGCCACCATCAACATCACCGACACCGACATCCTGGACAGCTCCTACGAGGCCGTCCAGACCATCGACGGCTCCTCCAGCGGCATCAACTTCACCAACGTGAACATCGACGGCGCCGGCACCTACGCCATCCAGGCCCAGGCCAACGCCAACATGAAGTTCACCAACGTGAAGGCGAAGAACATCGCCCAGGCGGCCACCCCGATCCACAACTGCGTCGGCAGCGGCTTCGTGATCGTCGACGGCGGCGGCAACTCCGGCTGGAACAACGGCACCACCTGCAGCGGCACCTGGCCCACCCCGCAGTGGACCTACGGCGGCCAGCCGTCCACCGGCGGCGGCACCTCCTCGCCGAGCCCGTCCCCGTCGCCCAGCACGCCGACCACCCCGCCGGCCAGCCCCTCCCCGTCGCCCACCACCCCGACCACGCCGCCGGCCTGCAACCCGGGCACCGGCAACCTGGCCCAGGGCAAGTCGGCCACCGCCACCAGCACCAACCAGACCTACACCGCCGCCAACGCGGTGGACGGCAACGCCGCCAGCTACTGGGAGAGCGCCAACAACGCCTTCCCGCAGTCGATCACCGTCGACCTGTGCGCCGTCACCGCCGTCAGCAGTGTCACCGCCAAGCTCCCGGCCGGCTGGGAGACCCGCACCGAGACCCTGGCCGTCCAGGGCTCCACCGACGGCGTCTCGTTCGGCAACCTGTCCGGCGCGGCCGGCTACACCTTCAACCCGGCCACCGGCAACAGCGTGACCATCGGGTTCGCCCAGGCCGACACCCGCTACGTCCGGGTCACGGTCACCGGGAACACCGGCTGGCCCGCCGCCCAGCTCTCCGAGCTGGAGGTCCGCGCCACCGGCGGCCCGACCGGCACCCCCACCACCACCCCGCCCACCACCACCCCGCCGACCACGCCCCCGGCCGGCACCAACCTGCTCGCGGGCAAGTCCCTGACGGCGACCAGCACGGTGGACGTCTACGGCGCGAACAAGGCGAACGACGGTGACGCGAACAGCTACTGGGAGAGCGCCGCGAACGCCTTCCCGCAGTCGCTGACCGCCGACCTCGGCGCCTCGACCGCCGTGGGCCGCCTCGTCCTGAAACTGCCCCCGGCCACCGCCTGGGCCACCCGCACCGAGACCCTGAGCGTGCTCGCCAGCACCGACGGCACCAACTGGACCACGGTGAAGGCCTCGGCCGGCTACACCTTCAACCCGGCCACCGGCAACACGGTGACCATCACCGTGCCCGGCACCACCGCCCGGTACCTGAAGCTCTCGTTCACCGGGAACACCGGGTGGGCCGCCGCGCAGCTCTCCGAGTTCGAGGCCTACACCTCCTGA
- a CDS encoding cytochrome P450 has protein sequence MTTPFADDASPTPPPGCPAHGLQAEGLRRLYGPEAEADPAGLYEKLRAEHGEVAPVLLHGDLPAWLILGHSANLTAMRTPSRFSRDSRRWTAFQQGLVAPDSPLMPVIAWQPLCVFADGEEHKRLRGAVTDSLNRFDRRGIRRYVTRFTDQLIQDFGPAGQAELVAQFAEHLPMLVMTQVVGMPEEYGPRLVEAARDLMKGTETAIASNDYVVATLRRMMERKRVAPGADLVSWLMQHDAGLTDDEVLEHLRVVLLAANETTVNLIADTLKLVLTDRRFRAHLSGGHMTLPDALDQVLWDTAPMSVVAGRWATGDTELGGRQIKTGDMLLLGLAAGNVDPVVRPDLSTPLYGNRSHLAFGGGPHECPGQDIGRAIAETGIDILLTRLPDLQLAVPEEELTWTSAWLSRHLAGLPVRFTPRPRGDGETGTVGGAVPGTAPATPATPATAVPAQSVAPLAAQAQAQAQAQAVTIPRQRRSWWSTLTGRFRR, from the coding sequence GTGACCACCCCGTTCGCTGACGACGCCTCGCCCACCCCTCCGCCCGGCTGCCCCGCCCACGGCCTCCAGGCCGAGGGCCTGCGCCGGCTCTACGGCCCCGAGGCCGAGGCCGACCCGGCGGGCCTGTACGAGAAACTGCGCGCCGAACACGGCGAGGTGGCGCCCGTCCTGCTGCACGGCGACCTCCCCGCCTGGCTGATCCTCGGCCACTCCGCCAACCTCACCGCGATGCGCACCCCCTCCCGGTTCTCCCGGGACTCCCGGCGCTGGACGGCCTTCCAGCAGGGCCTGGTCGCCCCGGACTCCCCGCTGATGCCGGTGATCGCCTGGCAGCCGCTCTGCGTGTTCGCGGACGGCGAGGAGCACAAGCGCCTGCGCGGTGCGGTCACCGACAGCCTGAACCGCTTCGACCGGCGCGGGATCCGCCGCTACGTCACCCGCTTCACCGACCAGCTGATCCAGGACTTCGGGCCGGCCGGGCAGGCCGAACTGGTGGCGCAGTTCGCCGAGCACCTGCCGATGCTGGTGATGACCCAGGTGGTCGGCATGCCCGAGGAGTACGGGCCCCGGCTGGTGGAGGCCGCCCGGGACCTGATGAAGGGCACCGAGACGGCCATCGCGAGCAACGACTACGTGGTGGCGACCCTGCGCCGGATGATGGAGCGCAAGCGGGTCGCCCCCGGCGCCGACCTGGTGTCCTGGCTGATGCAGCACGACGCCGGGCTCACCGACGACGAGGTGCTGGAGCACCTGCGGGTGGTGCTGCTCGCCGCCAACGAGACTACCGTCAACCTGATCGCCGACACCCTCAAGCTGGTCCTCACCGACCGGCGGTTCCGCGCCCACCTGTCCGGCGGCCACATGACCCTGCCGGACGCGCTGGACCAGGTGCTCTGGGACACCGCGCCGATGTCCGTGGTCGCCGGCCGCTGGGCCACCGGCGACACCGAGCTCGGTGGCCGGCAGATCAAGACCGGCGACATGCTCCTGCTCGGCCTCGCCGCGGGCAACGTGGACCCGGTCGTCCGCCCCGACCTGTCGACCCCGCTCTACGGCAACCGCTCCCACCTCGCCTTCGGCGGCGGGCCGCACGAGTGCCCGGGCCAGGACATCGGCCGGGCCATCGCCGAGACCGGCATCGACATCCTGCTGACCCGGCTGCCGGACCTCCAGCTCGCCGTTCCCGAGGAGGAACTGACCTGGACCTCGGCGTGGCTCTCCCGGCATCTCGCCGGGCTGCCGGTGCGCTTCACCCCCCGGCCGCGCGGCGACGGGGAGACCGGGACGGTCGGCGGGGCCGTCCCCGGCACGGCGCCGGCCACCCCGGCCACCCCGGCCACCGCCGTGCCGGCGCAGTCCGTTGCGCCGCTCGCGGCCCAGGCTCAGGCTCAGGCTCAGGCTCAGGCCGTGACCATCCCCCGGCAGCGGCGCAGCTGGTGGAGCACCCTGACCGGACGCTTCCGGCGCTGA
- a CDS encoding GTP-binding protein — translation MDFRSSDTVVGPLSTDLLPASAAMAVKVVIVGGFGVGKTTLVGSVSEIRPLTTEETMTQAGAGVDDVAGVERKTSTTVAMDFGRISISDELVLYVFGTPGQERFWFLWNGLFEGALGAVVLVDTRRLEVSFDVIGRLEERGVPFVVAANTFPESPTYPTEELRTALDLPPEVPIVACDARTRESSRDVLLALMRYLYNLSAPPPR, via the coding sequence ATGGACTTCAGAAGCTCTGACACGGTGGTGGGGCCGCTCAGCACGGACCTGCTGCCGGCCTCGGCCGCCATGGCGGTCAAGGTGGTGATCGTGGGCGGCTTCGGCGTCGGCAAGACCACACTGGTCGGCTCGGTGAGCGAGATCCGCCCGCTGACCACCGAGGAGACGATGACGCAGGCCGGCGCCGGCGTCGACGACGTCGCCGGGGTCGAGCGCAAGACCTCCACCACGGTCGCGATGGACTTCGGCCGGATCAGCATCAGCGACGAACTGGTGCTGTACGTCTTCGGCACCCCCGGCCAGGAGCGGTTCTGGTTCCTCTGGAACGGCCTGTTCGAGGGTGCCCTCGGCGCGGTCGTGCTGGTCGACACCCGCCGGCTGGAGGTCAGCTTCGACGTGATCGGGCGGCTGGAGGAGCGCGGCGTGCCCTTCGTGGTCGCGGCCAACACCTTCCCCGAGTCGCCGACCTACCCGACCGAGGAACTGCGCACCGCCCTCGACCTGCCGCCCGAGGTGCCGATCGTCGCCTGCGACGCCCGGACCAGGGAGTCCAGCCGGGACGTCCTGCTGGCCCTGATGCGGTACCTGTACAACCTCTCGGCGCCACCGCCGCGATGA
- a CDS encoding DUF742 domain-containing protein: MSAADQDWDEGHPERLYVITRGRSGLAEQTTFDLVTLIVARSEPTPTMQPEHAAILRICGAPLSVAEISAYLRLPISVVTVLLADLLAEERIEARSSVPQAILPDRALIEAVMHGLQKL; this comes from the coding sequence ATGAGCGCAGCCGACCAGGACTGGGACGAAGGCCACCCCGAACGTCTCTACGTGATCACGCGCGGCCGCAGCGGTCTGGCCGAGCAGACCACGTTCGACCTGGTCACCCTGATCGTCGCCCGCTCGGAGCCGACGCCGACGATGCAGCCGGAGCACGCGGCGATCCTGCGGATCTGCGGTGCGCCGCTCTCCGTGGCCGAGATCTCCGCCTACCTGCGACTGCCGATCAGCGTGGTCACCGTCCTGCTGGCCGACCTCCTCGCCGAGGAGCGGATCGAGGCCCGGTCCTCCGTCCCGCAGGCGATCCTTCCCGACCGTGCCCTGATCGAGGCGGTGATGCATGGACTTCAGAAGCTCTGA
- a CDS encoding roadblock/LC7 domain-containing protein, whose protein sequence is MIQQRTNMDWMLKELADGVPHARHVVVLSADGLRMAQYGTDTDTADRLAAACAGLQSLAAAVGNEFPHGDGRMRLVVIEMGGGFFYLMAAGARAYLAVLADEGVDAGLMGQRMRDLVARIGEHLSTPPRNGEQVA, encoded by the coding sequence GTGATTCAGCAGCGGACCAACATGGACTGGATGCTCAAGGAGCTGGCGGACGGCGTCCCGCACGCCCGTCACGTCGTCGTACTCTCCGCCGACGGCCTGCGGATGGCCCAGTACGGCACCGACACCGACACCGCCGACCGGCTCGCCGCCGCCTGCGCGGGACTGCAGAGCCTGGCCGCCGCGGTGGGCAACGAGTTCCCGCACGGCGACGGCCGGATGCGGCTGGTGGTGATCGAGATGGGCGGCGGCTTCTTCTACCTGATGGCGGCCGGCGCCCGCGCCTACCTCGCGGTGCTGGCCGACGAGGGCGTCGACGCCGGACTGATGGGCCAGCGGATGCGCGACCTGGTCGCCCGGATCGGCGAACACCTCAGCACTCCGCCGCGCAACGGCGAGCAGGTCGCATGA
- a CDS encoding sensor histidine kinase: protein MLRAGSSPGGRRSAPVLVWLLPTAVTAAAAAVAAAVASTGARAGVVWCGVVGTAAVAVVAAEAARRGRALVTLRDRYAQQEGELRRRLARQEAETVQLAKVALPEAVARLQRGEPTEDLLLAYESPDGVVGPEFQAARQAVLRAVLEAVDNEEGMRESAQRAFVNIARRVQAIVHRQAQDLREMEDRHGSDPAVFDDLLLLDHGNALVGRLADSIAVLGGARPGRQWSRSVPLYSVLRGGISRILDYQRVELHPVSEVAVVGPAVEPLIHALAELLDNATRYSPPHTSVHLTAVEVQTGIAIEIEDGGLSLSEEGRARAERMLQEAQAGIDLNDLGETPRLGLAVVGRLAQAYGFQVSLRPSAYGGVRAVLIVPQELITTAPATGRAHGIGIASGPRPVPAAVPRPASGTRPWGSRAVPAAASSDHSFGSYRGALPGPAADGVPVVGERTANGLPQRRRHAAPSRTGAAKTPRVTEPAQAPVQPGMWLAAFHEGVNGHGPSTGAAGRTNDESAGKGEQ, encoded by the coding sequence ATGCTTCGTGCTGGATCGTCTCCCGGAGGCCGGCGCTCCGCTCCCGTTCTGGTGTGGCTCCTGCCCACCGCCGTGACGGCGGCGGCCGCCGCGGTCGCCGCGGCGGTCGCCTCCACCGGGGCCCGCGCGGGCGTGGTCTGGTGCGGCGTGGTCGGCACGGCGGCGGTGGCCGTGGTGGCGGCCGAGGCGGCCCGCCGGGGACGGGCGCTGGTGACCCTGCGCGACCGGTACGCCCAGCAGGAGGGCGAGTTGCGCCGCCGGCTGGCCCGGCAGGAGGCGGAGACCGTCCAACTCGCCAAGGTCGCCCTGCCGGAGGCGGTGGCCAGGCTCCAGCGCGGCGAGCCCACCGAGGACCTGCTGCTCGCGTACGAGTCCCCCGACGGCGTGGTCGGCCCGGAGTTCCAGGCCGCCCGACAGGCCGTGCTGCGCGCCGTCCTGGAGGCCGTCGACAACGAGGAGGGCATGCGCGAGTCCGCCCAGCGGGCCTTCGTGAACATCGCCCGCCGCGTGCAGGCGATCGTCCACCGGCAGGCCCAGGACCTGCGCGAGATGGAGGACCGGCACGGCAGCGACCCGGCCGTCTTCGACGACCTGCTGCTGCTGGACCACGGAAACGCCCTGGTCGGCCGCCTCGCCGACAGCATCGCCGTCCTCGGCGGCGCCCGCCCCGGCCGGCAGTGGAGCCGCTCGGTGCCGCTCTACAGCGTGCTGCGCGGCGGCATCTCGCGGATCCTGGACTACCAGCGGGTGGAACTGCACCCGGTGTCCGAGGTCGCCGTGGTGGGCCCCGCCGTCGAACCGCTGATCCACGCGCTCGCCGAACTCCTCGACAACGCCACCCGCTACTCCCCGCCGCACACCAGCGTCCACCTGACCGCCGTCGAGGTGCAGACCGGCATAGCGATCGAGATCGAGGACGGCGGCCTCAGCCTGAGCGAGGAGGGCCGGGCCCGCGCCGAGCGGATGCTCCAGGAGGCGCAGGCCGGCATCGACCTCAACGACCTCGGCGAGACCCCCCGGCTCGGCCTGGCCGTGGTCGGCCGGCTCGCCCAGGCGTACGGGTTCCAGGTCTCGCTGCGCCCCTCCGCCTACGGCGGCGTGCGCGCGGTGCTGATCGTCCCGCAGGAGCTCATCACCACCGCGCCGGCCACCGGCCGGGCCCACGGCATCGGCATCGCCTCCGGCCCCCGGCCCGTCCCGGCCGCCGTTCCGCGGCCCGCCTCCGGCACCCGGCCGTGGGGGTCGCGGGCCGTTCCCGCCGCCGCCTCCTCCGACCACTCCTTCGGCTCCTACCGGGGGGCCCTGCCGGGTCCGGCCGCCGACGGCGTCCCGGTGGTGGGCGAACGGACGGCGAACGGGCTGCCGCAGCGCCGCCGGCACGCGGCACCCTCCCGGACGGGCGCCGCCAAGACCCCCAGGGTCACCGAGCCGGCCCAGGCGCCGGTGCAACCCGGTATGTGGCTCGCCGCGTTCCACGAGGGTGTGAACGGCCACGGGCCCTCCACCGGTGCGGCCGGCCGGACCAACGACGAGTCGGCAGGGAAGGGCGAGCAGTGA
- a CDS encoding VOC family protein has product MPEVTHAYKPGTPCWVDLMVKDQQAALDFYRDLFGWQGEVGPAEFGGYAVCTLNGRPVAGIMAATAQEGQPEPPSVWSTYLASADADATSRAITDNGGSVMFPVSDVGTTGRMMVATDPSGAVFGVWQPLDFFGAQVVNEPGALTWNELNTTDPEAAGRFYEQAFGLRPATVQGLPGYYSLNVGERTVGGMQPVADYLPAGTPSHWMTYFSVDDCDSVVDALVKAGGSVIQPPFDMQAGRMSVVADPQGAVFAVIASPDSL; this is encoded by the coding sequence ATGCCCGAAGTCACCCACGCCTACAAGCCCGGCACCCCCTGTTGGGTCGACCTGATGGTCAAGGACCAGCAGGCCGCGCTCGACTTCTACCGCGACCTGTTCGGCTGGCAGGGCGAGGTCGGCCCGGCCGAGTTCGGCGGCTACGCGGTCTGCACCCTGAACGGCCGGCCGGTGGCCGGGATCATGGCCGCGACGGCCCAGGAGGGACAGCCGGAGCCGCCCAGCGTCTGGAGCACCTACCTCGCCTCGGCGGACGCCGACGCCACCTCCAGGGCGATCACCGACAACGGCGGCTCGGTGATGTTCCCGGTCTCCGACGTCGGCACCACCGGCCGGATGATGGTCGCCACCGACCCGTCCGGCGCGGTCTTCGGTGTCTGGCAGCCGCTCGACTTCTTCGGTGCCCAGGTGGTCAACGAGCCCGGCGCGCTGACCTGGAACGAGCTCAACACCACCGACCCCGAGGCGGCCGGCCGGTTCTACGAGCAGGCCTTCGGGCTGCGCCCGGCCACCGTCCAGGGCCTGCCGGGCTACTACTCGCTGAACGTCGGCGAGCGGACGGTCGGCGGCATGCAGCCGGTCGCGGACTACCTGCCGGCCGGCACGCCCTCGCACTGGATGACGTACTTCTCGGTGGACGACTGCGACTCCGTGGTGGACGCGCTGGTCAAGGCGGGCGGTTCGGTGATCCAGCCGCCCTTCGACATGCAGGCCGGCCGGATGTCCGTGGTGGCCGACCCGCAGGGCGCCGTCTTCGCGGTCATCGCCTCACCCGACTCCCTCTGA
- a CDS encoding HAD family hydrolase, protein MLGLPDDIRAFLFDLDGVLTQTAKVHAAAWKDTFDAFLRAEADRTGGDFVPFDAVTDYDTYVDGRPRLDGTRAFLGSRGVELPEGTPADPPGTRSVHGVSSAKNDTVLRMIREQGVQPYRGSVDYVHRLRALDLPCAVVSSSANCRDVLRAAGIEELFDVVVDGLVAARDGLPGKPAPDTYLAAAKALKVEPAHAAVFEDALAGVASGRAGGFGAVVGVNRTGQAEELRRNGATVVVADLADLIEGESR, encoded by the coding sequence ATGTTGGGTCTTCCGGACGACATCCGCGCATTCCTCTTCGACCTCGACGGGGTGCTCACCCAGACCGCCAAGGTGCACGCCGCGGCCTGGAAGGACACCTTCGACGCCTTCCTGCGCGCCGAGGCGGACCGCACCGGCGGGGACTTCGTCCCCTTCGACGCGGTCACCGACTACGACACGTACGTGGACGGCAGACCGCGGCTGGACGGCACCCGGGCCTTCCTGGGCAGCCGGGGCGTCGAGCTGCCCGAGGGCACCCCCGCGGACCCGCCGGGCACCCGCAGCGTGCACGGGGTGAGCAGCGCCAAGAACGACACCGTGCTGCGCATGATCCGCGAGCAGGGCGTGCAGCCCTACCGGGGATCGGTGGACTACGTGCACCGGCTGCGCGCGCTGGACCTGCCGTGCGCCGTGGTCTCCTCCAGCGCCAACTGCCGCGACGTGCTGCGCGCGGCCGGTATCGAGGAGCTCTTCGACGTCGTGGTGGACGGCCTGGTCGCCGCCCGGGACGGCCTGCCGGGCAAGCCCGCGCCCGACACCTACCTGGCGGCCGCCAAGGCGCTGAAGGTCGAGCCGGCCCACGCCGCCGTTTTCGAGGACGCGCTCGCCGGGGTCGCCTCCGGACGGGCCGGCGGCTTCGGGGCCGTGGTCGGCGTGAACCGGACGGGCCAGGCCGAGGAGTTGCGCCGCAACGGCGCCACGGTGGTGGTGGCCGACCTGGCCGACCTGATCGAGGGGGAATCGCGATGA